In Calorimonas adulescens, one DNA window encodes the following:
- the hemB gene encoding porphobilinogen synthase — protein sequence MDLVKRPRRLRVNSILRGMIRETSLDAGDLIYPLFVVSGKNIKEEIDSMPGVYHFSIDLLIEEVKEVRDLGIPAILLFGIPSYKDELGSEAYSEEGIVQKAVRKIKEKVPEIVVITDVCMCGYTTHGHCGIVENGQVLNDKTVDYIAKIALSHVEAGADIVAPSDMMDGRVATIRKLLDSKGFVNTPIMAYSAKYASSFYGPFREAANSAPQFGDRKSYQMDYGNSNEALREIALDIEEGADIVMVKPALSYLDIIRRVKDNFNIPIAAYNVSGEYSMVKAAAKMGWIDEKSTVLEILASIKRAGADMVITYFAKDVAKWLTTL from the coding sequence ATGGATTTAGTAAAAAGGCCAAGAAGACTTAGAGTGAACAGCATTTTAAGGGGTATGATTAGAGAAACTTCTTTAGATGCGGGTGACCTTATATATCCTCTTTTTGTTGTGTCAGGTAAAAATATAAAAGAAGAGATAGATTCAATGCCGGGTGTTTACCACTTTTCTATAGATTTGCTTATAGAAGAAGTCAAAGAAGTGCGTGACCTTGGAATTCCTGCTATTTTACTTTTTGGTATACCTTCATATAAAGATGAATTGGGGTCAGAGGCTTATAGTGAGGAAGGTATCGTTCAAAAAGCTGTAAGAAAAATAAAAGAAAAAGTGCCAGAAATTGTAGTAATAACAGATGTGTGCATGTGTGGATATACAACGCATGGACACTGTGGCATTGTTGAAAACGGCCAAGTTCTAAATGACAAAACAGTAGACTACATTGCTAAAATAGCCTTGTCCCATGTTGAGGCAGGGGCGGATATTGTAGCACCCTCTGACATGATGGATGGAAGAGTAGCTACCATAAGAAAGCTTTTAGATAGTAAAGGATTTGTAAATACACCTATTATGGCTTACAGTGCTAAATACGCTTCCTCTTTTTATGGACCTTTTAGAGAAGCAGCCAATTCTGCTCCACAATTTGGTGACAGAAAGTCTTATCAGATGGACTATGGAAACTCCAATGAAGCCTTAAGAGAAATAGCTCTTGACATCGAAGAAGGAGCAGATATTGTCATGGTAAAACCCGCACTTTCTTATCTTGATATTATAAGGCGGGTAAAAGATAATTTCAACATTCCTATTGCTGCTTACAATGTAAGTGGAGAATATTCAATGGTAAAGGCGGCAGCTAAGATGGGATGGATTGATGAGAAATCTACAGTCTTAGAAATACTTGCTTCAATTAAAAGGGCAGGGGCAGATATGGTTATAACCTACTTTGCAAAGGATGTTGCAAAATGGCTTACTACCCTATAA
- a CDS encoding precorrin-2 dehydrogenase/sirohydrochlorin ferrochelatase family protein, producing the protein MAYYPIMLNIKNKKCLVVGGGKVALRKILSFVEGEALITVISPSFDEEIIKLAAKEKVELIRREYQQGDVRGFFVAIAATDDEKVNKLVASDGEKYNMLVNVVDDKDLSSFIVPSIVRRGDLIISISTSGKSPLFSRMIKEKLESIFNADYEKLLQKLYQKRIELKDKGFTEEEKMAIYKEFIEKSGLLEINGDEC; encoded by the coding sequence ATGGCTTACTACCCTATAATGCTTAATATAAAAAACAAAAAATGTCTTGTTGTAGGAGGTGGTAAAGTTGCTCTCCGGAAAATTTTATCTTTTGTTGAAGGAGAGGCTTTAATCACTGTCATTTCTCCTTCTTTTGATGAGGAAATAATTAAGCTTGCAGCAAAAGAAAAGGTGGAGCTTATAAGACGTGAGTATCAACAAGGGGATGTAAGGGGATTTTTTGTTGCGATTGCTGCTACAGATGATGAGAAGGTAAATAAACTTGTGGCGTCAGATGGAGAAAAATACAATATGCTTGTAAATGTGGTTGATGATAAAGACCTTTCTTCCTTCATTGTACCTTCCATTGTAAGAAGGGGAGACTTAATTATCTCTATATCTACAAGTGGCAAAAGTCCACTTTTTTCGAGAATGATAAAAGAAAAGTTGGAGTCAATCTTCAATGCTGACTATGAAAAACTATTACAAAAGCTATACCAGAAGAGGATAGAATTAAAAGACAAAGGCTTCACTGAGGAAGAAAAAATGGCTATTTACAAAGAATTTATTGAAAAAAGCGGTTTGTTAGAAATAAACGGAGATGAATGTTAA
- the hemL gene encoding glutamate-1-semialdehyde 2,1-aminomutase has protein sequence MKTDKSNELFERAKKVMPGGVNSPVRAFKSVESTPIFIKRGQGSHILDEDGNEYIDYVLSWGPLILGHSHPEVVEAIKKQAQLGASFGACTELEVKMAEKITESVPSIEVVRMVNSGTEATMSAIRLARGYTGRDIIVKFEGCYHGHSDSLLIKAGSGALTFGMPDSKGVTKEIAKDTIIAKYNDIKMVEDIFRIYGKNIAAVIVEPIAGNMGTVLPEEGFLKGLREITAKYGSLLIFDEVMTGFRVSYSGAQGLYGIIPDITTLGKIIGGGLPVGAYGGREEIMRKVSPDGPVYQAGTLSGNPLAMAAGLETFKILSKTSNIYEELDKKAEKLCTGLKESMVQNGIDVIINRIGSMMCMFFNKDEVKDYDSALKSNTVMYAAYFREMLKRGVYLPPSQFETFFLSIAHTEDDIEKTIEASFEAAKVIRQDLK, from the coding sequence GTGAAAACTGACAAATCAAATGAATTATTTGAAAGAGCTAAAAAAGTCATGCCAGGTGGTGTAAACAGTCCAGTTAGAGCTTTCAAATCAGTAGAGTCTACCCCCATTTTCATTAAAAGAGGTCAGGGAAGTCATATTTTGGATGAAGATGGCAATGAATATATAGACTATGTCCTTTCATGGGGGCCATTAATACTGGGGCACTCACATCCAGAGGTGGTGGAAGCTATTAAAAAGCAGGCACAATTAGGGGCTAGTTTTGGAGCCTGCACGGAGTTAGAAGTTAAAATGGCTGAAAAAATAACTGAGTCTGTTCCATCTATAGAAGTTGTCAGAATGGTGAATTCAGGCACAGAAGCCACAATGAGTGCAATAAGGCTGGCTAGGGGGTATACGGGCAGAGACATCATTGTAAAATTTGAAGGATGTTATCACGGGCATTCTGACAGTTTGCTTATAAAGGCAGGGTCAGGGGCCCTTACTTTTGGAATGCCTGATTCAAAAGGTGTAACAAAAGAGATAGCAAAGGATACAATTATAGCCAAATACAATGACATCAAAATGGTAGAAGATATTTTTCGAATTTATGGTAAAAATATTGCTGCTGTCATTGTAGAGCCTATTGCAGGTAATATGGGTACAGTCTTACCTGAAGAGGGATTTTTAAAGGGATTGAGAGAGATTACTGCAAAGTATGGATCACTTTTAATTTTTGATGAAGTAATGACAGGTTTTAGAGTGTCTTATTCAGGGGCACAAGGGCTTTACGGCATTATACCTGACATTACCACGCTTGGGAAAATCATTGGAGGTGGACTTCCTGTTGGTGCCTATGGAGGAAGAGAAGAGATAATGAGAAAGGTTTCTCCTGATGGACCAGTGTATCAAGCAGGGACTTTGTCTGGCAATCCTTTAGCAATGGCAGCAGGTCTTGAGACTTTTAAAATATTATCTAAAACTTCTAATATTTACGAAGAGCTGGATAAAAAGGCAGAAAAATTGTGTACGGGGTTAAAAGAAAGTATGGTTCAAAATGGAATTGATGTTATAATAAATAGAATAGGCAGCATGATGTGCATGTTTTTTAATAAAGATGAAGTGAAAGACTATGATTCTGCTTTAAAATCAAATACTGTTATGTATGCTGCATATTTTAGAGAAATGTTAAAAAGAGGTGTGTACTTACCTCCTTCTCAATTTGAGACTTTCTTTTTATCGATAGCTCACACGGAGGATGATATTGAAAAAACAATTGAAGCTAGTTTTGAAGCTGCAAAAGTTATTCGACAGGACTTAAAATAA
- a CDS encoding energy-coupling factor ABC transporter permease, which yields MEKWMLLAAFALLLMAPQTAYAMHIMEGFLPLKWCTIWYIASLPFVVVGLVAINKKVKENPKLKMLLGFAGAFAFLLSSLKIPSVTGSCSHPTGVGLGAILFGPFAMSVLGLIVLLFQALLLAHGGITTLGANTFSMAIVGPIASYYIFKLVKKAGGPNWLAVFLAASIGDLLTYVTTSFQLAIAFPSEIGGFTASFLKFMGIFAVTQVPLAISEGLLTVLVINMLTVYSEEELIELNVLEREGKTT from the coding sequence ATGGAAAAGTGGATGTTACTTGCAGCATTTGCGTTGCTTTTAATGGCTCCACAAACTGCCTATGCCATGCACATAATGGAAGGCTTTCTTCCTCTTAAATGGTGTACAATATGGTATATAGCATCTTTGCCTTTTGTGGTCGTAGGACTTGTAGCAATAAACAAAAAAGTAAAAGAGAATCCAAAACTTAAGATGCTTTTAGGGTTTGCAGGTGCTTTTGCATTTTTGCTTTCATCACTTAAAATCCCTTCAGTCACAGGAAGTTGTTCACATCCAACCGGTGTAGGACTTGGAGCTATACTCTTTGGACCCTTTGCTATGAGCGTTTTAGGCCTTATAGTGCTTTTGTTTCAGGCATTACTTTTGGCACATGGCGGTATAACAACCTTAGGTGCTAATACATTTTCTATGGCTATAGTAGGGCCAATTGCTTCCTATTATATATTTAAATTAGTAAAAAAAGCAGGTGGGCCAAATTGGCTTGCAGTATTTTTAGCTGCTTCAATTGGGGATTTGCTTACATATGTGACTACCTCTTTCCAACTTGCTATTGCTTTCCCTTCTGAAATAGGCGGATTTACAGCCTCATTTTTAAAATTCATGGGGATATTTGCAGTGACACAGGTACCTTTGGCAATAAGTGAAGGGCTTTTAACGGTGCTCGTAATCAATATGCTAACCGTCTACAGCGAAGAAGAACTTATTGAGCTCAATGTTTTAGAGAGAGAAGGCAAGACAACATGA
- a CDS encoding energy-coupling factor ABC transporter substrate-binding protein, with the protein MKDKRFLMKNLILGLLVILLVVFPLVTIKNAEFVGADDKAAEAIAQVDKNYKPWFKPIWEPPSGEIESLLFALQAAIGAGFLGYYIGVAKGRKNVNR; encoded by the coding sequence ATGAAGGATAAAAGGTTTTTAATGAAGAATTTAATATTAGGCTTATTGGTTATTTTGCTGGTGGTGTTTCCTCTTGTGACTATAAAAAATGCTGAATTTGTTGGTGCAGATGATAAGGCGGCAGAAGCTATCGCTCAGGTGGACAAAAATTACAAGCCATGGTTTAAACCAATTTGGGAACCACCGAGTGGAGAAATTGAGAGCCTTCTGTTTGCCTTACAGGCTGCAATTGGTGCAGGATTTTTGGGATATTATATAGGTGTTGCGAAAGGGAGAAAAAATGTTAATAGATAG
- the cbiQ gene encoding cobalt ECF transporter T component CbiQ, producing the protein MLIDSYAYTNRMYNVHPVEKLLFAFLTMILCFKFDTYTNIAIIILMFVITVFKAKIPGKVYIKLMLIPFSFLVISIMTLVINVIGNKSTALISFNIFRVTLGITAQGIDTAVILFFRTLAIVSCLYFLALTTPVVDIINILKKFKFPSLFLELLQLIYRLIFVLMQAADEIYISQDSRLGYATLRNSYRSLGLLIFSLFIKSYKNSQDLYVALEARGYNEEIKVLSKDYKLCYKNIIFIVLIELILIGASMLLRR; encoded by the coding sequence ATGTTAATAGATAGTTATGCTTACACCAACAGGATGTACAATGTACATCCTGTTGAAAAACTTTTATTTGCCTTTTTAACTATGATTTTATGCTTTAAATTTGACACCTATACAAATATTGCAATAATTATTTTAATGTTTGTGATAACCGTATTTAAAGCAAAAATTCCAGGAAAAGTGTACATTAAGCTTATGTTAATTCCCTTTTCCTTTCTGGTAATAAGTATAATGACACTTGTCATAAATGTGATAGGGAATAAAAGTACTGCATTAATAAGCTTTAATATTTTTAGAGTAACTTTAGGAATCACTGCACAAGGCATTGATACTGCTGTTATTTTATTCTTCAGAACTTTAGCAATAGTGTCTTGTTTGTATTTTCTTGCTCTTACCACTCCTGTAGTTGATATTATAAATATCTTAAAGAAATTTAAATTTCCATCACTATTTTTGGAGTTACTTCAACTGATTTATAGGCTTATTTTTGTTTTAATGCAAGCCGCTGATGAAATCTATATATCTCAAGATTCAAGGTTGGGATATGCTACATTGAGAAATAGCTATAGGTCTTTAGGACTTTTAATATTCTCTCTTTTTATTAAGTCATACAAAAATTCACAGGATTTATATGTGGCCTTAGAGGCAAGGGGTTATAATGAAGAGATAAAAGTCCTCAGTAAAGATTACAAGCTTTGTTATAAAAATATAATATTTATTGTTTTGATAGAACTAATTTTAATAGGCGCATCAATGCTTTTAAGAAGGTGA
- a CDS encoding energy-coupling factor ABC transporter ATP-binding protein has protein sequence MKEQFILEAIDVSFEYSDGTEALVGVNMLIEKGKKIAVLGPNGAGKTTLFLHFNGILKPKSGKILYKGEEINYSHSELVKLRKNVGIVFQNPDIQLFSASVYQEISFGPMNLGYPENIVKEKVENAMKKAKIMDLKDKPTHFLSYGQKKSVSIADIIVMEPEVIILDEPTVYLDPKHVQEIMVFFDRLVEEGKTIILSTHDVDFAYSWADYIYVMKNGKVVAKGEPTVVFTNAKELDWNDLRKPMLLEIYEILKEKGIINGSSIPKNIEELKKYIK, from the coding sequence ATGAAAGAACAATTTATATTGGAAGCGATAGATGTGAGTTTTGAGTACAGTGACGGCACAGAAGCTTTGGTTGGAGTAAATATGTTGATAGAGAAGGGTAAAAAGATTGCGGTTTTAGGTCCAAATGGTGCAGGCAAGACAACACTGTTTTTACACTTCAATGGGATTTTGAAACCAAAATCAGGGAAAATATTATACAAGGGTGAAGAGATAAATTACAGTCATAGTGAACTTGTAAAACTTAGAAAAAATGTCGGCATCGTTTTTCAAAATCCTGACATACAGCTTTTCTCTGCCAGTGTATACCAAGAAATTTCTTTTGGTCCTATGAACTTAGGTTATCCAGAAAATATAGTAAAAGAGAAAGTTGAAAACGCCATGAAAAAAGCGAAAATTATGGATTTGAAGGACAAGCCCACCCATTTTTTAAGCTATGGACAGAAAAAAAGTGTCTCAATAGCCGATATTATAGTTATGGAGCCTGAAGTTATTATATTGGATGAGCCAACGGTTTATTTAGACCCTAAGCATGTTCAAGAAATTATGGTTTTCTTTGACAGATTAGTTGAAGAGGGAAAGACAATCATTTTATCAACCCATGATGTGGACTTTGCTTATTCATGGGCTGACTATATATATGTCATGAAGAATGGAAAAGTTGTTGCAAAGGGTGAACCAACAGTTGTTTTTACTAATGCAAAAGAACTTGATTGGAATGATTTGAGAAAGCCTATGCTTTTAGAGATATATGAAATTTTGAAAGAAAAAGGTATTATAAATGGAAGCAGTATACCAAAAAATATAGAAGAATTAAAGAAGTACATAAAATAA
- a CDS encoding SelB C-terminal domain-containing protein, producing MRKNEITAVERGDALGVSLKYALAYLEYFGKIKITRRNGDFRILIRGEKT from the coding sequence TTGCGAAAGAATGAGATTACAGCGGTGGAACGCGGGGATGCTTTAGGAGTCAGCCTGAAGTATGCCTTGGCTTACCTCGAATATTTTGGTAAAATAAAAATAACAAGACGCAATGGCGATTTTAGAATCTTGATTAGGGGTGAAAAGACGTGA
- a CDS encoding GerMN domain-containing protein: MRKNIVLLLLVVMIGLAGCSLFSSEKPKAEPQERQIDVTLYYANRDNSDLVKEKRHISYKEGDNLYKIVIEELLKGPTDKDAYLRVPEGTKVNSVTLNDGVASVDLSGFTGFKGVMDEAMARASIVNTLTSLDGVDKVLITVNGKEYIGASGNPVGPMGPIDFSDMYRVYFSDMNGEYLVPELRTIDKSKPPAEAIIEELIKGPTRSDLTKTMPDGTRLISLEVTNGVAYVNFSREFKENHWGGSSGETMTLYSVVDSLTELPEIKKVQFLIEGNKTDTLAGHYDILNPLDRDPTLIKDE, translated from the coding sequence GTGAGAAAAAATATAGTGCTTCTCTTATTGGTAGTTATGATAGGCCTGGCCGGCTGTTCGCTTTTTTCATCAGAAAAACCAAAAGCTGAGCCGCAGGAAAGACAGATTGATGTGACTCTTTATTATGCGAACCGTGATAACAGTGACCTTGTGAAGGAAAAAAGACATATTAGTTATAAAGAAGGAGACAATCTTTACAAGATTGTCATTGAAGAACTTTTGAAAGGACCTACAGACAAAGATGCCTATCTGAGGGTACCTGAAGGTACCAAGGTAAATAGCGTGACTTTAAATGACGGGGTTGCCAGTGTGGATCTGAGCGGTTTCACTGGTTTTAAAGGAGTTATGGATGAGGCTATGGCAAGAGCATCAATAGTAAATACCCTGACATCTTTAGATGGTGTAGATAAAGTGCTTATAACTGTAAATGGGAAAGAATATATAGGAGCAAGCGGTAATCCAGTAGGCCCTATGGGCCCTATAGATTTTTCTGATATGTACAGGGTATACTTTTCTGATATGAATGGTGAATATCTTGTACCAGAACTGAGAACTATAGATAAATCAAAGCCGCCTGCGGAAGCTATAATAGAAGAACTGATAAAAGGACCAACAAGAAGTGACCTGACAAAAACCATGCCTGATGGTACCAGACTGATCTCTTTAGAAGTAACAAATGGTGTCGCTTATGTTAATTTTTCAAGGGAATTTAAGGAAAATCACTGGGGAGGGAGTTCAGGAGAGACCATGACCCTTTATTCTGTAGTAGATTCTCTAACTGAACTTCCTGAAATTAAGAAGGTACAGTTCCTCATTGAAGGGAATAAAACAGATACATTGGCCGGTCATTATGATATATTAAATCCGTTGGATAGAGACCCAACATTAATAAAGGATGAGTAA
- a CDS encoding phage holin codes for MSDILTVIISVIISVLIYFIGLPYLVKTLGQDRMDTIMQIVKNVVYSIEQTLRDVDGEVKKQEAMKLAKEILGSLKIEIDDKMLDMLIESAVFLMNNSFR; via the coding sequence ATGTCTGATATATTAACTGTCATTATATCCGTTATCATTTCTGTGCTTATCTATTTTATTGGACTTCCCTATCTTGTTAAGACTTTGGGTCAGGACAGGATGGACACTATAATGCAGATAGTAAAAAATGTTGTTTATTCCATCGAACAGACGCTAAGGGATGTGGATGGAGAAGTAAAGAAGCAAGAGGCAATGAAATTAGCGAAAGAAATTTTGGGCAGTTTAAAGATAGAAATTGACGATAAAATGCTTGATATGCTGATTGAGTCAGCAGTGTTTTTAATGAACAATTCTTTTAGATAA
- a CDS encoding RCKP-type rubredoxin-like domain-containing protein: MAKWKCTSCGEEREGRCKPKKCKSCGGTEFEKMPEDSAK, from the coding sequence ATGGCTAAATGGAAATGCACCTCATGCGGAGAAGAGAGAGAAGGTAGATGCAAGCCCAAGAAATGCAAGAGCTGTGGTGGTACTGAATTTGAAAAGATGCCGGAGGATAGTGCAAAATAA
- a CDS encoding phosphatidylglycerophosphatase A produces the protein MKDIVLKKLEERKVKVEDIAVLVYELQKSYIPDIHIDDCIETVEDVLEKREVQNAILTGIALDVLAENNQLEEPLLDIIKRDESLFGIDEILALSITNVYGSIGLTNFGYLDKIKPGILGKLNEDKQIKCNTFLDDLIAGVAAAACAKLAHSKT, from the coding sequence ATGAAAGATATTGTATTAAAGAAGTTAGAAGAAAGAAAAGTAAAGGTAGAAGACATTGCCGTACTTGTATATGAACTTCAAAAAAGCTACATACCTGACATCCATATTGATGATTGTATTGAAACTGTCGAGGATGTCCTCGAAAAGAGGGAAGTACAAAACGCAATATTGACCGGCATAGCACTGGATGTACTGGCAGAAAACAACCAGTTAGAAGAGCCTCTTTTGGATATCATAAAAAGAGATGAATCCCTGTTTGGGATCGATGAGATACTGGCACTAAGTATAACAAACGTATACGGCTCAATAGGACTGACTAATTTTGGATATTTAGATAAGATTAAGCCTGGTATACTGGGTAAACTCAATGAAGACAAACAAATAAAATGCAACACCTTCCTGGATGACCTTATTGCAGGTGTGGCTGCAGCCGCCTGTGCAAAACTGGCACATTCAAAAACATAA
- the ilvE gene encoding branched-chain-amino-acid transaminase produces the protein MLKVYLDGEYVDADKAAISVYDHAVLYGDGVFEGIRAYDGILFRLEEHIKRLYDNANAIKLDIPLSMGEMSNIVVETVRVNQLRDAYIRLVVTRGKGDLGLDPRKCLKPTVFCIADKITLYPPEMYETGMKVIISSIRRNRGDSIDPQIKSLNYLNNILAKIEANNLGYPEAIFLNQEGYVVECTGDNIFIVKDGILITPPVEAGALVGITRKTAIEIAEEKGIKVQERLFTPYNLYTADECFLTGTAAEAIPVVEVDGRLIGDGKPGPVTKLILSGFKDVIKVKGTRVYE, from the coding sequence ATGTTAAAGGTTTATCTAGATGGAGAATATGTTGATGCCGATAAAGCAGCTATTTCTGTATATGACCACGCAGTGCTTTATGGAGACGGAGTTTTTGAGGGAATCCGGGCCTATGATGGTATTCTTTTCAGGCTGGAAGAACACATAAAGCGACTCTATGATAATGCCAATGCCATTAAATTGGACATACCTCTTTCTATGGGAGAGATGAGTAATATTGTAGTTGAGACTGTAAGAGTTAATCAGTTAAGAGACGCTTACATACGGCTTGTGGTCACAAGGGGTAAGGGTGACCTGGGGCTTGACCCTAGAAAATGCCTTAAGCCCACAGTATTTTGTATTGCTGATAAGATTACTCTTTATCCCCCTGAGATGTACGAGACCGGTATGAAGGTTATCATAAGCAGCATCAGGCGAAACAGGGGTGATTCCATAGATCCCCAAATAAAATCACTCAACTACCTCAACAATATACTTGCCAAGATCGAAGCAAATAATTTGGGATATCCCGAAGCGATATTTTTGAATCAGGAGGGATATGTGGTTGAGTGTACTGGTGACAATATATTTATAGTTAAAGACGGCATACTTATAACACCACCGGTAGAGGCTGGTGCTCTGGTTGGAATAACCAGGAAGACAGCAATAGAAATAGCTGAAGAAAAAGGGATAAAGGTACAGGAAAGACTTTTTACACCCTATAACCTGTATACTGCTGATGAGTGTTTTCTTACAGGGACCGCTGCTGAAGCAATCCCTGTTGTTGAGGTGGATGGCAGGCTCATCGGTGATGGAAAACCAGGTCCTGTTACTAAACTTATATTAAGCGGTTTTAAAGATGTGATAAAGGTGAAGGGCACAAGGGTATATGAATAA